From one Haloferax marinisediminis genomic stretch:
- a CDS encoding 2Fe-2S iron-sulfur cluster-binding protein gives MTEYTVEFVGTGETITVSDKQTILKACIEEGIAQEYSCRVGMCIACTAEILEGEVTQPAARGLTEEEAENYALTCMARPQSDLKLERGVYPPSIEGDAAAADAAADD, from the coding sequence ATGACCGAGTACACCGTCGAGTTCGTCGGCACGGGGGAGACGATTACAGTTTCCGACAAGCAGACCATCCTCAAAGCCTGCATCGAGGAAGGTATCGCACAGGAGTACTCCTGCCGCGTCGGCATGTGTATCGCCTGTACCGCCGAAATCCTCGAAGGCGAAGTCACCCAACCCGCTGCCCGGGGCCTCACCGAAGAAGAAGCCGAGAACTATGCGCTCACCTGCATGGCACGCCCGCAGAGCGACCTCAAACTCGAACGCGGCGTCTACCCACCGAGCATCGAAGGAGACGCTGCCGCCGCCGACGCCGCCGCAGACGACTGA
- a CDS encoding universal stress protein, with amino-acid sequence MYSEILVPTDGSKAAERAIQHALDIAQTYGARIHALYVVDTSIYTSLDAGADVVIDALEREGKVATRHVEEAADAAGVDVDTEVVTGTAYRSIHKYIEDHDIDLVVMGTHGRTGLSHYLLGSVTERVVRTSTVPVLTVRLGDEEAEEEAKADADAATDETTAETDE; translated from the coding sequence ATGTACAGCGAAATCCTCGTGCCAACCGACGGGAGCAAGGCGGCCGAACGGGCCATCCAACACGCACTCGACATCGCGCAAACCTACGGAGCACGGATTCACGCGCTGTACGTCGTCGACACGAGCATCTACACCTCTCTCGACGCTGGTGCAGACGTCGTCATCGACGCACTCGAACGCGAGGGGAAGGTGGCGACTCGACACGTCGAAGAGGCCGCGGACGCGGCGGGGGTCGACGTCGACACCGAAGTGGTCACTGGAACCGCATACCGCTCGATTCACAAGTACATCGAGGACCACGACATCGACCTCGTCGTCATGGGGACCCACGGCCGCACGGGACTCAGCCACTACCTCCTTGGGAGTGTGACCGAGCGTGTCGTCCGAACTTCGACGGTTCCGGTTCTCACCGTCCGACTGGGAGACGAAGAAGCAGAGGAAGAAGCGAAAGCAGACGCAGACGCAGCGACCGACGAGACGACGGCCGAAACAGACGAATAG
- a CDS encoding flippase activity-associated protein Agl23 yields MIPSRVEWRADRTTLAVGALALVALLVRLVGLGDRPLHWDEARVGYWSLRYLETGYLTYRPVAGGPLVYILSRTSLALFGLSDFALRLPVAIASAALPLVALLFRSHLEDNETIAFGAILALSPLLVYYGRFARGDLLAVGFALAAFGFGLRLLYGNGRQNAYGLAAACALAIASSGLGIVALGCLGIAGLLVFDHSALLRSSRPAAIRLGEFAARVRGEATPAARAVLVFVGLYIFTFAPRAGITDDAGLYTPGTILGAIDVALFDSVRRFLGVRVTHRYPGGTHEYLPYLGDFIGVLVFAALPVTLLAIAVFVIDRYTAGGPRTVVAAAVYWAGASLFFVPMLTEVSAPWLGVYAVVPLAIPAAVGLATLVRWGRRALNAGQTPRVAAAALVLLALVAQTGAVATGEVYGPSDRDSQLAHYAQPSNEFTSFRENLSTWVGPTDDEEVDVIFYGNSMYVPEGAADFPPVPERWGERLPMAWYVARLDADTATVTSPAELRERGGGAPVVIAPAEERATLAPVLNGYVAHEYDTALWGRPIVVFVKN; encoded by the coding sequence ATGATACCCTCTCGCGTCGAGTGGCGCGCCGACCGAACGACGCTCGCCGTGGGTGCGCTCGCGCTCGTCGCGCTCCTCGTCCGACTCGTCGGCCTCGGGGACCGGCCACTCCACTGGGACGAGGCCCGCGTCGGGTACTGGAGTCTTCGCTATCTCGAGACTGGCTACCTGACGTACCGGCCAGTTGCTGGCGGCCCGCTGGTCTACATCCTCAGTCGAACCTCACTCGCGCTCTTCGGGCTCTCGGACTTCGCGCTTCGACTCCCGGTCGCCATCGCCAGTGCTGCGCTTCCGCTCGTCGCACTTCTCTTTCGGTCCCACCTCGAAGACAACGAGACTATCGCGTTCGGCGCGATTCTGGCGCTGAGTCCGCTGCTCGTCTACTACGGCCGATTCGCTCGGGGTGACCTCCTCGCAGTGGGCTTTGCGCTCGCAGCGTTCGGGTTCGGCCTTCGGTTACTCTACGGGAACGGCCGGCAGAACGCCTACGGCCTCGCGGCGGCGTGTGCACTCGCCATCGCGTCGTCGGGCCTCGGCATCGTCGCCCTCGGGTGTCTCGGAATTGCTGGCCTTCTCGTGTTCGACCACAGCGCACTCCTCCGGTCGTCTCGTCCGGCCGCAATCCGTCTCGGCGAGTTCGCAGCGCGCGTCCGCGGCGAAGCGACACCAGCGGCACGGGCGGTCCTCGTCTTCGTCGGCCTCTACATCTTCACGTTCGCTCCCCGAGCAGGCATCACCGACGACGCTGGACTTTACACACCGGGGACGATTCTCGGGGCAATCGACGTGGCACTGTTCGACTCGGTTCGGCGATTCCTCGGCGTCCGTGTCACCCACCGCTATCCCGGTGGGACACACGAGTACCTCCCCTATCTCGGTGACTTCATCGGAGTGCTCGTCTTCGCCGCACTCCCGGTGACGCTGCTCGCGATTGCAGTGTTCGTCATCGACCGCTACACAGCAGGTGGCCCACGAACTGTCGTCGCTGCGGCGGTGTACTGGGCGGGTGCATCGCTGTTTTTCGTCCCCATGTTGACGGAGGTTTCAGCGCCGTGGCTCGGGGTCTATGCTGTCGTTCCGCTCGCGATTCCTGCGGCCGTCGGCCTCGCGACTCTCGTCCGGTGGGGGCGACGTGCTCTCAACGCCGGGCAGACACCACGTGTCGCTGCTGCTGCACTCGTACTGCTGGCGCTCGTGGCACAGACCGGTGCAGTCGCAACCGGTGAGGTCTACGGACCGAGCGACCGAGACTCCCAACTCGCACACTACGCACAACCCTCGAACGAGTTCACGTCGTTCCGCGAGAATCTCTCGACGTGGGTCGGGCCGACGGACGACGAGGAGGTGGACGTGATTTTCTACGGTAATTCGATGTACGTCCCCGAGGGTGCCGCCGACTTCCCACCGGTTCCCGAACGCTGGGGTGAGCGACTCCCAATGGCGTGGTACGTCGCACGTCTCGATGCAGATACTGCAACCGTCACGTCACCAGCGGAACTTCGTGAGCGGGGCGGCGGCGCACCGGTCGTCATCGCACCTGCGGAGGAACGAGCGACGCTGGCACCGGTGCTGAACGGCTACGTGGCACACGAGTACGACACCGCCCTCTGGGGGCGGCCAATCGTCGTGTTCGTGAAAAACTAG
- a CDS encoding transcription initiation factor IIB encodes MERPSRQRQREEATAQEDERLNCPECGSDQIVTDADQGELVCDDCGLVLDERQIDRGPEWRAFNHSERQSKSRVGAPITETMHDRGLTTTIDWKDKDAYGRSLSSEKRSQMHRLRKWQERIRTKDAGERNLQFALSEIDRMASALGVPRSVREVASVIYRRALNEDLIRGRSIEGVATSALYAACRQEGIPRSLDEVAEVSRVPQKEIGRTYRYISQELGLELKPVDPKQFVPRFASALNLSEEVQAKATEIIDVSAEQGLLSGKSPTGFAAAAIYAASLLCNEKKTQREVADVAQVTEVTIRNRYQEQIEAMGFR; translated from the coding sequence ATGGAACGTCCGAGCCGGCAGCGTCAGCGAGAGGAGGCAACGGCACAAGAGGACGAGCGACTCAACTGCCCGGAGTGTGGGTCTGACCAGATCGTCACCGACGCAGACCAGGGGGAGCTGGTGTGTGACGACTGCGGTCTCGTCCTTGACGAGCGACAGATCGACCGAGGGCCGGAGTGGCGCGCGTTCAATCACTCAGAACGACAGTCGAAGTCGCGTGTGGGCGCACCCATCACGGAGACGATGCACGACCGGGGACTGACGACGACCATCGACTGGAAGGACAAAGACGCCTACGGTCGGTCGCTCTCGTCCGAAAAGCGGTCACAGATGCACCGTCTTCGAAAGTGGCAAGAGCGAATCCGAACCAAAGACGCCGGCGAGCGTAACCTACAGTTCGCACTCAGCGAAATCGACCGCATGGCGTCCGCGCTCGGTGTCCCACGCTCCGTACGCGAAGTCGCATCCGTCATCTATCGTCGCGCACTCAACGAAGACCTGATTCGCGGACGCTCCATCGAGGGTGTCGCGACATCGGCCCTCTATGCCGCCTGTCGGCAGGAAGGTATCCCACGTTCGCTCGACGAAGTCGCCGAAGTTTCTCGCGTCCCGCAGAAAGAGATTGGTCGCACGTACCGCTACATTTCCCAAGAGCTTGGGCTCGAACTCAAGCCCGTCGACCCCAAGCAGTTCGTCCCACGGTTCGCTTCCGCCCTCAACCTGTCCGAAGAGGTTCAGGCGAAGGCCACCGAGATTATCGACGTCTCTGCCGAGCAGGGTCTCCTGTCTGGGAAGTCGCCGACGGGATTCGCTGCCGCAGCAATCTACGCGGCCTCGTTGCTCTGTAACGAGAAGAAGACCCAGCGCGAAGTCGCCGACGTCGCGCAGGTGACCGAAGTCACCATCCGGAACCGCTACCAAGAACAGATCGAAGCGATGGGCTTCCGCTAA
- a CDS encoding lamin tail domain-containing protein, protein MVRYATATLVISLLVVFAGCVGGGGVATNAVTTSSETPTVTPASSTAAGTATGDVTVDVVDVVDGDTIKVVMPDGARETVRLLGVDTPEVYGENTPDEYEGVPDTEAGRTCLRDAGHDASEFAKTTLSGKTVELRFDEKAGDRGYYGRLLAYVVVDGTEFNYELLTEGHARFYESSFEERDRYELAERDARERGIGLWACATEGSAAGGVDATTDGGFSLSVVADAPGNDNDNLNGEYVTFRNDGDEALDLSGWTVSDAVGPTYTFADGTELDAGGTLTLHTGSGTDTADDVYWGRSSAVWNNGGDTVTVRDAAGRDVLSYTYD, encoded by the coding sequence ATGGTCAGATATGCTACCGCGACACTCGTTATCTCACTTCTCGTGGTGTTTGCGGGGTGTGTTGGGGGTGGTGGCGTCGCCACAAACGCGGTGACAACTTCGTCTGAGACACCGACTGTCACTCCCGCGTCGTCGACGGCAGCCGGGACTGCGACCGGTGACGTTACGGTCGACGTTGTCGACGTCGTCGATGGCGACACCATAAAAGTCGTCATGCCCGACGGGGCGCGTGAAACTGTCCGACTACTCGGAGTCGATACACCCGAAGTCTACGGCGAGAACACGCCTGACGAGTACGAGGGCGTTCCCGACACCGAGGCCGGGAGAACGTGCCTCCGCGACGCGGGCCACGATGCGAGTGAGTTCGCGAAAACCACACTCTCCGGGAAGACGGTCGAACTCCGATTCGACGAGAAAGCAGGTGACCGGGGCTACTATGGCCGACTCCTCGCGTACGTCGTCGTCGACGGAACGGAGTTCAACTACGAACTCCTCACCGAAGGGCACGCGCGATTCTACGAGAGTTCGTTCGAAGAACGCGACCGATACGAACTCGCCGAACGAGACGCACGCGAGCGGGGGATTGGTCTCTGGGCCTGTGCAACTGAAGGGTCTGCTGCTGGGGGCGTAGACGCGACCACCGACGGTGGGTTCTCCCTGTCCGTGGTCGCCGACGCTCCCGGAAACGACAACGACAACCTCAACGGCGAGTACGTGACCTTCCGAAACGACGGCGACGAGGCGCTCGACCTCTCGGGGTGGACTGTCTCCGACGCAGTGGGTCCGACGTACACGTTCGCCGATGGAACTGAACTCGACGCGGGCGGAACGCTCACGCTCCACACCGGGTCTGGCACGGACACAGCAGACGACGTCTACTGGGGCAGGTCGTCGGCCGTCTGGAACAACGGCGGTGATACGGTTACTGTCCGTGATGCAGCCGGTCGAGACGTCCTCTCGTACACGTACGACTAG
- a CDS encoding METTL5 family protein: MATKAALETQLAVVAGFENPKVGLEQYPTPPDLAAHIVHLADLRGDIEDTTVVDLGSGTGMLALGAALRSPARVVGVELDPDALQTATNNARRVGASAPIHWVRGDATRLPLCLPEEQPVTVLMNPPFGAQRGNEHADRAFLESVASVADVSYSVHNEGSKEFVEAFVADAGGELTDAFRATFDLERQFDFHKADRKELDAEVFRIEW; the protein is encoded by the coding sequence ATGGCTACCAAAGCCGCACTGGAGACGCAGTTGGCGGTGGTCGCTGGCTTCGAGAACCCGAAGGTCGGCCTCGAACAGTATCCGACGCCACCGGACCTCGCCGCGCACATCGTCCACCTCGCGGACCTCCGGGGCGACATCGAGGATACCACGGTCGTCGACCTTGGGTCAGGGACCGGAATGCTCGCGCTCGGTGCTGCGCTCAGGTCTCCCGCTCGTGTCGTCGGCGTCGAACTCGACCCAGACGCGTTGCAGACGGCGACGAACAACGCGCGCCGCGTCGGCGCTTCGGCGCCTATCCACTGGGTTCGTGGCGACGCCACCCGTCTTCCGCTGTGTCTCCCCGAGGAGCAACCGGTCACCGTTCTGATGAACCCGCCGTTCGGCGCACAACGCGGGAACGAACACGCCGACAGAGCCTTTCTCGAATCGGTCGCCTCCGTGGCCGATGTGTCGTACTCAGTCCATAACGAGGGCAGCAAGGAGTTCGTCGAGGCGTTCGTCGCAGACGCCGGTGGCGAGTTGACCGACGCCTTCCGGGCGACGTTCGACCTCGAACGCCAGTTCGACTTCCACAAGGCCGACCGGAAGGAACTCGACGCAGAAGTGTTCCGTATCGAGTGGTAG
- a CDS encoding rhomboid family intramembrane serine protease, with product MLDIPGWIPFHRLAAVGALLVALVVLALVDRPSRLTAALRRRFLFGLPLGTFVSVGGVLFVYLFVQGGFSSWYRPLVIPFRAWSYFYPLGMVTAPFAHSSSGHLVGNLIGTLTLAPVAEYVWGHYPTRRGSASFGSFTENPYARALVIFPAAVVGVGLLTSIFALGPVIGFSGVVFAFAGFALVTRPLTTILAFVSGRVLSLFYNALQSPEVVATARPVFSTPWWAQIAIQGHAIGLLFGVLLGVWLVHRRGDVRPSALRSFAGVLVFAVSESLWAVYWFRGGDTFVLFRAIGFALVVGLALIVALTVSASDRPLRDRAPANSVFSTRRWQVGAAVILVATAALTGPAIPYNLFTAADDDLPGESVSVRDYEITYAEDVPNGLTAAFDIELFGESTTTNTSGVIVKSQQRGIWTTAVSTNRLAFDGESTVRVGGVGWQDQVTAVRDGFVVSGTGESVYRVFLVSNESVTFAYATDPLQAEPVVAGRNISVVPTETGYDLGVSTQNGTVRGPMPTQNVTTTLDGIQFVREDEFVFAEYDGTRVRVAKEETYQ from the coding sequence ATGCTAGACATCCCCGGTTGGATTCCGTTCCACCGGCTTGCTGCCGTCGGTGCGCTTCTCGTCGCGCTCGTCGTGCTCGCGCTCGTCGACCGGCCGAGTCGCCTCACTGCGGCACTTCGTCGTCGCTTCCTCTTCGGACTTCCTCTCGGGACGTTCGTCAGCGTCGGGGGCGTCCTCTTCGTGTACCTCTTCGTCCAAGGGGGCTTCTCCTCGTGGTATCGACCGCTCGTCATCCCATTTCGGGCGTGGTCGTACTTCTATCCGCTCGGGATGGTCACCGCCCCGTTCGCGCACTCCAGTTCGGGACACCTCGTCGGCAACCTCATCGGCACCCTCACACTAGCACCGGTCGCCGAGTACGTGTGGGGTCACTATCCGACGCGCCGTGGGTCGGCCTCGTTCGGGTCGTTCACTGAGAACCCGTATGCACGGGCGCTCGTCATCTTTCCTGCGGCCGTGGTCGGCGTCGGACTCCTCACGTCGATATTCGCACTGGGGCCGGTCATCGGCTTCTCCGGCGTCGTCTTCGCGTTCGCGGGGTTCGCGCTCGTCACTCGCCCCCTGACGACGATTCTCGCGTTCGTCTCCGGTCGCGTACTCAGCCTGTTCTACAACGCCCTCCAGAGTCCAGAAGTCGTTGCGACGGCGCGTCCCGTCTTTTCGACGCCGTGGTGGGCACAAATCGCCATCCAGGGTCACGCGATTGGCCTCTTGTTCGGCGTCCTCCTCGGCGTGTGGCTCGTCCACCGTCGCGGTGACGTCCGTCCCAGCGCACTCCGGAGTTTCGCTGGCGTCCTGGTCTTCGCGGTCAGCGAGTCGCTGTGGGCAGTGTACTGGTTCCGCGGCGGCGACACGTTCGTCCTCTTTCGCGCCATCGGGTTCGCACTCGTCGTCGGACTTGCACTCATCGTCGCACTGACGGTGTCGGCTTCGGACAGACCGCTTCGTGACCGAGCACCCGCGAATTCGGTGTTCTCCACTCGCCGATGGCAGGTCGGTGCGGCCGTCATTCTCGTCGCCACGGCCGCGTTGACGGGGCCAGCGATTCCGTACAACCTGTTCACTGCGGCCGACGACGACCTCCCCGGAGAGAGCGTCTCGGTCAGAGACTACGAGATAACCTACGCCGAAGACGTGCCGAACGGCTTGACGGCCGCCTTCGACATCGAACTGTTCGGCGAGTCGACGACGACGAACACCTCGGGCGTCATCGTCAAGAGTCAACAGCGAGGTATCTGGACGACCGCAGTCTCGACCAACAGACTGGCGTTCGACGGCGAGTCCACGGTCAGGGTCGGCGGGGTCGGCTGGCAGGACCAGGTCACTGCAGTCCGCGACGGGTTCGTCGTCTCCGGCACCGGTGAGTCGGTGTATCGCGTCTTCCTCGTCTCCAACGAGTCGGTCACGTTCGCTTACGCGACAGACCCACTCCAAGCAGAACCGGTCGTCGCCGGCCGAAACATCTCGGTCGTCCCGACGGAGACTGGGTACGACCTCGGCGTATCGACACAGAACGGGACCGTGAGAGGACCGATGCCGACCCAGAACGTGACGACGACGCTCGACGGGATTCAGTTCGTCCGAGAAGACGAGTTCGTGTTCGCCGAGTACGATGGAACACGGGTTCGGGTCGCGAAAGAAGAGACGTACCAGTAA
- a CDS encoding UPF0058 family protein, with protein MHKDELLELHEQMVIIKDHFSAREHVDSSLFEPYEELGVDPSHVHKSKSEHKHAVFVLGNALATAMSEDEFSSAGRVGKRMEELAEDAEGKI; from the coding sequence ATGCACAAGGACGAACTGCTGGAGCTGCACGAACAGATGGTTATCATCAAAGACCACTTCTCGGCCCGTGAACACGTCGACTCGTCGCTCTTCGAGCCGTACGAAGAACTCGGCGTCGACCCGTCTCACGTCCACAAGTCCAAGAGTGAGCACAAGCACGCCGTCTTCGTCCTCGGGAACGCCCTCGCGACGGCGATGAGCGAAGACGAGTTCTCGAGCGCTGGCCGCGTCGGCAAGCGCATGGAAGAACTGGCAGAAGACGCCGAAGGCAAAATCTGA
- a CDS encoding ribbon-helix-helix domain-containing protein — MPKVEITVPEHLEMQIVQLVEKGEFVNRDEAIEDLLSTGIRAYKTSGPMSDEDRAFEDDGMMGHEDEYVF, encoded by the coding sequence ATGCCCAAAGTAGAGATCACCGTGCCGGAACACCTGGAGATGCAGATCGTCCAGCTCGTCGAAAAAGGTGAGTTCGTCAACCGCGACGAAGCGATCGAGGACTTGCTTTCGACTGGTATCCGCGCGTACAAGACGAGCGGTCCGATGTCCGACGAGGACCGCGCGTTCGAAGATGACGGAATGATGGGTCACGAAGACGAGTACGTCTTCTGA
- a CDS encoding sulfite oxidase-like oxidoreductase, whose protein sequence is MTKDVTHLYEEFGDDRLPPGQRETQRFPVLSKSGTPSWDPETWSFEVWGAVENSLDLSFDEFHDLPSETQRQDFHCVTGWSKFDCEFEGVTFPTLAEEAGVTDDAVHVMFHALDGYTTNLPLDTCMRDEVMFVWGYNGEDLPADHGGPLRVVTPHKYAYKGAKWVTGVEFLTEPERGYWEKRGYSNTANPWNEERYS, encoded by the coding sequence ATGACCAAAGACGTCACGCACCTCTACGAGGAGTTTGGCGACGACCGTTTGCCGCCGGGGCAACGTGAGACACAACGGTTTCCGGTCCTCTCGAAGAGTGGCACCCCATCGTGGGACCCCGAGACGTGGTCGTTCGAGGTGTGGGGCGCCGTCGAAAACAGCCTCGACCTCTCGTTCGACGAGTTCCACGACTTGCCGTCGGAGACACAGCGACAGGACTTCCACTGCGTCACCGGGTGGAGCAAGTTCGACTGCGAGTTCGAAGGCGTCACGTTCCCGACGCTCGCGGAGGAAGCGGGCGTCACCGACGACGCGGTCCACGTGATGTTCCACGCCTTAGACGGCTACACGACGAACCTCCCGCTCGACACGTGCATGCGGGACGAAGTGATGTTCGTCTGGGGGTACAACGGTGAAGACCTCCCTGCGGACCACGGCGGACCCCTCCGAGTCGTCACCCCGCACAAGTACGCCTACAAGGGGGCAAAGTGGGTGACTGGGGTCGAATTCCTCACGGAACCCGAGCGTGGTTACTGGGAGAAGCGGGGGTACTCGAACACAGCGAATCCGTGGAACGAAGAGCGATATAGTTAG
- a CDS encoding isochorismate synthase — protein sequence MEPLRTDEVATHLVSRSARLSSPPVTASLAAVRRPRTLWTAPDEPTIVGGGAAVTLEFDGPECLSRVRETASTILDGADVDDSVAARPRFFGGFAFHEAATGRDPWADFPAARFVVPEVQLVFEDDAAWLTVNAVDTDPETVEQRLAAVRTTLTGLEDAPPEMPPGVSARHRTTSVDAWRESVEAAVSRIRAGELRKVVLAQALEVELDRPASVPDLLARLGETYPECHRFLIEPEMGASFLGATPERLVSLRGREVETGALAGTTGRGDTDDEDEWLANELLASDKDNHEHELVAETIREQLDPLSAEIRVGERGVRKLATVQHLWTPIDATLERDEHVLSLVEALHPTPAVGGLPPEAALDVIRDTEPFDRGWYAAPVGWFDADGDGSFAVAIRSATVEDTMATLFAGVGLVADSDPDAEWDEVQLKYRPILDELERDE from the coding sequence ATGGAACCGTTGCGGACAGACGAGGTCGCCACGCACCTCGTCAGTAGGTCGGCCCGACTGTCTTCGCCGCCAGTGACCGCGTCTCTCGCGGCGGTACGTCGCCCACGAACGTTGTGGACTGCTCCCGACGAACCGACAATCGTCGGCGGCGGCGCGGCCGTAACCCTCGAATTCGACGGGCCAGAGTGCCTCTCACGAGTCCGCGAGACGGCGTCGACTATTCTCGACGGCGCGGACGTCGACGATTCGGTCGCCGCCCGACCCCGATTCTTCGGTGGGTTTGCGTTTCACGAAGCGGCGACCGGACGCGACCCGTGGGCCGACTTCCCGGCAGCGCGCTTCGTTGTCCCCGAAGTGCAACTCGTCTTCGAAGACGACGCGGCGTGGCTAACCGTCAACGCGGTCGACACCGACCCGGAGACGGTCGAACAACGACTCGCAGCGGTTCGAACGACACTCACGGGCCTCGAAGATGCGCCCCCCGAGATGCCACCCGGCGTCTCGGCACGACACCGAACCACGTCGGTCGACGCGTGGCGCGAGAGTGTCGAAGCCGCAGTCTCGCGCATTCGCGCAGGTGAGTTACGGAAGGTCGTCCTCGCACAGGCGCTGGAGGTCGAACTCGACCGACCTGCGTCCGTGCCCGACCTCCTCGCACGCCTCGGTGAGACGTACCCCGAGTGTCACCGATTCCTCATCGAACCCGAGATGGGTGCGAGCTTCCTCGGTGCGACGCCCGAGCGACTCGTCTCACTCCGCGGTCGTGAGGTCGAGACTGGCGCACTCGCTGGCACGACCGGTCGCGGCGACACCGACGACGAAGACGAGTGGTTGGCGAACGAACTCCTCGCGAGCGACAAGGATAACCACGAACACGAACTCGTCGCGGAGACGATTCGTGAGCAACTCGACCCACTCTCGGCGGAGATTCGCGTCGGCGAACGCGGCGTCCGAAAACTCGCGACCGTTCAGCACCTCTGGACGCCAATCGACGCGACGCTCGAACGTGACGAACACGTCCTCTCGCTCGTCGAGGCACTCCACCCGACGCCTGCAGTCGGTGGCTTACCGCCTGAGGCGGCCCTCGACGTCATCCGCGACACTGAACCGTTCGACCGAGGGTGGTACGCCGCCCCAGTCGGGTGGTTCGACGCCGACGGCGACGGGAGTTTCGCAGTCGCCATCCGGTCGGCAACCGTCGAAGATACGATGGCGACGCTCTTCGCTGGTGTCGGACTCGTCGCGGATTCCGACCCCGACGCCGAGTGGGACGAAGTACAACTGAAGTACCGGCCCATCCTCGACGAACTCGAACGCGACGAGTGA